The Rhodamnia argentea isolate NSW1041297 chromosome 7, ASM2092103v1, whole genome shotgun sequence genome contains the following window.
tgaaaaatcgacaaacgaattgggaacgaaaattttgttacttttttttttttgctccataatcactatttgattattttccctctttgccatcaaatgtgattatataattatttgatttaaatgacaaattgggaacggaaattttgtgcggttaccaaacgcgtttctgttccaggaacaaaaattttaaacagttaccaaacgcgttttgattctcaaaaaatcatccaaggaacagtaaaaaaaaaagtgattttgatcgtaatcattttttgggaacagaatcaccgccaaacagacccTTAGGGTTTTTGTTGGTATTTCGAAAAAGTAAtataacctctctctctctctacctaaaaaaataaaaaagtagaatCTCAAAGgattaaaagaataaaagaagagaaTGTCATACAAAACAATCGCTGCTAACTGACACTTCCACATTTACTAAAGCCGGTTTTACATGCGAAGCAAGAATAAAAGAACGGCAAGTAGGAAACAACACTATCTTCCACATGTGCACTGCCCTCTTCATGATTTTCTCcggaaaaaaatgtaataaaagaCATATCAAAATTCAGCGGACGTCGCTggtgctgctgcttcttcttcttccacatgCAATGATCCCAGCCAAATTGGACAAACCGATGACGTTGACATCACAGTAGCCCCCCCACCTTGCCCACCCACCAATTTAGCCTCCCTCCCCACAAGATTCATTCGCCACAGCAAGCAACGGGACATCTTCAAAGATCCCTCCTTTTCCCCCATCCCGACCCACATAAGATCTGCCCACGAATCCAACCGGAACACCGAGTGATCCCACAATGTCGTCCTCGAAAAAGCAAGCCCTTTTCATAGCTTCCCTGATCACGCTGTGGTACTCGTCCAACATCGGCGTCATCCTCCTCAACAAGTTCTTGCTCTCCAACTATGGCTTCCGGTTCCCAATCTTCCTCACAATGTGCCACATGTCCGCCTGCGCGGCCTTCAGCTACGTCTCCATAGTCTTCCTGAAGCTTGTTCCGCTCCAGTTGATCAAATCCAGGCCTCAGTTCATCAAGATTGCGACTCTGAGCGTGGTCTTCTGTGCGTCGGTGGTGGGTGGTAATGTGTCGCTGCGGTACCTCCCGGTGTCGTTCAATCAGGCGGTGGGCGCGACGACGCCCTTTTTCACGGCGGTGTTCGCGTACCTGATGACGTTCAAGAGGGAGGCTTGGGTCACTTATGCGGCCCTTGTGCCGGTTGTCACCGGCGTTGTAATTGCCAGTGGGGTATGTCTTTGCATGCGTGAATTAAATCACTTAAATTCAGTATTTGTTCTTTTGGTTGCATTCTACTTTGTGaacgatttgaaagttttatttgAAGGTTGATCTGCATTGTCCGAGGATTTGGTGTAATCTGATTGATAATGATCCAGATCTGCATTCTTGTTGCTTGAGTTGATGTTTTCATTGCTCTGTGAAGGTTACtactgctgattttttttttcccccttgttGGAGCAATTGTGAATCTAGGcagtttttctttctgaattcggTTATTCAGGCGGAGATTTCCTCAAAGTGCAATAATGCATTCACCAAAGGTTTGAACATGGGTGATAGATAGTCAGCTTCTCAAGCTTGAACTTGAGATTTTCACAATCATAGCTAAGTTTTCAGCTGCTTTGCTAACCTTTGAGTGCCGAAGCTATCGTGGGTCTTAAATTTTCGGGAGACAGGTCTGAAAGCAAACTGAAAAGAGTTTCCTTTAAAGATATCGTTGCAATAAGATTTGTGTTAGAAAGGATGCATCAAACTTTTTGCCAAGAATGGAAGGTGAATTTGTTCTCTTGTGACGAGGTGGATCTTTCCAAGCCTTGGGAAGATCTCTGGAAAGAAGAATGTTCATTGTTCTCATCTATAAAGGAACTGCTCTTTACCTCCTCTTGGTTAATGTGGATTTTACACTGTCACCTGCTTTGAGATCTTAGAGAAAAGGATACGTAATGTTGGCATGAGCATTTTGCCAAAAGTCTCGTCAACGTATTTCATTTAGTGGGTTGCTTGTTTATGTGAAGATGTTGATTGTGTGTTTGCCTCTTCTTTTTCACTACATAAGGCTTTTATAGAAACTGAAGAGACAAATTGATGTTCAAATGAAGATGGGATGGAGATAAGATCTCTTAGTGACGTTGCAAAGTCTGTGGTTTGTTAGGTAGCCACAAAGTGTTTTTATGGCTAATACACTTCTTGTCTGTCTATTGTGCGAAATGCCCTTTACAAATTGTGTAACGTCAACCTCCTTGATGTCTCTTGCCTGCTTACTCATTTATCTAAAGAAACTCTGTATTTATTTTGGGGACTTTTGTCATCTAGCCGATTATAGTTTCTGCTGTCAGCTACAGGTCTTATGGCAACAGAATACCATAATAAACGAGAGGATTTTCTTTTACGACTTCCTTAACCGGTGCCCTGCCAAGTAGAAGTATTTTGGTTACCTTAATGCATCCACTGGTGTCTTGAAAGTGACTTGAAAAGGAAAGATTCGTGACATGGTGATTCTTTCCCACGAGTTATTATCTAAATTAGATCCTCACAAGCTTTACATTAGAGTTGTCGATCGGtcaaagataaagaaaacagaaaacatTTGAAGTGCCAAAAATGGTTTCTTGATAGATGAATGAATTCTTTTTACTAGCTGAGAATGCTGCTTTCGTGGAATCTTATGGAATAAGTTGATCATCTCTTTGTCCCACGCTGACCTTCTATCTTATTTCTCCAGCATGATAATTTTCCTTGTTGGTGGCAGGGGGAGCCAAGTTTTCACTTGTTTGGGTTCATCATGTGCATCAGTGCCACTGCTGCAAGGGCATTTAAGTCTGTACTTCAGGGTGTCCTACTTTCCTCTGAGGGGTAAATGCTTTCTAAAATACCTGTTTTGACACCCTTTTTTAAGAGTTCCTTAACAGCTGTTTATGCAGTTTAAGTGTTCAGAGGCATCCAGTCCCATGTGACATTTTAAAGTAGCGCATCTAGTATATTGGCCTCTTTTCCTGGTTAAGCAAGGGCATGCtagatggaagaaggaataaatatGATGATCACAAACAGAAACTTTTAATAGACAAATACTGCTGTATTTTACTATGTCCATCTGGAAGATAGCAACTTTCTCCCCTAAACAGttgaattctatttttgaaatatgcaTAATGAGATCCAATGGCATACCATGAATGTTCTTGAATTACAGGCACTTGCTACATGCATATGAAATGCCATGAAAAAATTTGTTAGATAATTCCCAGTCTATGAGAGTGGCCGTTGAGTTCAAAGGTTTTGCTCTCCTGTCCCCTGAGAAATTACTCTACCCTTGAATCACGACTTGCCAATTGACATTCAATTACAATACAGGGAAAAACTGAATTCAATGAACCTGCTGCTGTACATGTCACCAATAGCGGTATTAGTCTTGCTGCCGTCAACTCTCATAATGGAGCCAAATGTCTTAGAGGCCACCTTATCGCTCGGGAGAGAACACAAATTCATGTGGCTGCTTCTTTTAATTAATTCAGCCACTGCCTATGCAGCCAACTTAACTAACTTTCTGGTGACCAAACATACAAGTGCCCTCACACTCCAGGTTTGACATGCTTTATCTTTGTTTAGACCTCTGTCATGATCCTGATTCTCATATTAGCACATAGCGTGCTTTTCGCCTCAACGCGAGCAAGATTAAATTTGTCAAGAGTCGCtagctcttctttctcttttcacgAATCCTGTGAGACTTGAGGTCCTTGCGCGGGCGCCTCATCCGTAAGACTTGCTTACTCTGTATGGAGTGCCAAGATTGTGTTGAAGCAACTGACGGAATCAATCTTATACTTATTGAGAAGAACATAAGTTACAGACTGTTGTTTTGATTAAACAAtggttttttcttgtttttattggAATCTCGCAGTGAAAGAGCAGCAGCAGGGATTGCCCATAAATATTGATTAGACTGCTTTGAAGGAAGTCTATTTTAAACTCGGGTTTGTTGGCACTATTTTGATGTTGTAGCCTGGTAATCTGTAGCTTCTTCTGTGAGAAGTAAAAAACTTTGTTGCATGTTAATGAAACAGTTCTATTGGTTACATAAATTAGGCCCCCCCTCAAAAACTTTATATTGACAAGGATGATGGTAATTGGTTAGTTTATCCAAGCTTTTTTTCACAGGTAGTTTTTCATGATTCTTTATTGTAACAGTGGGATGTTTGTTCTTTGCAACTTTCATGACAGAGTTACCAGCAAGACCAGGGAGAACATTAATAATTACTTGCTAAAAACACTTTCTGCATTAATCGTGTCGGCATCACAGATAAGTTGGTCAAACTATGTTGATTTGATTCGACGTTTTCTGTACATTATATATTGATCAGGTACTTGGAAATGCAAAGGGTGCTGTTGCTGTTGTGATCTCTATACTCTTGTTCAGAAATCCCGTGACAGTGATGGGCATCGGCGGATACGTGATAACAGTATTGGGGGTAGTTGCATATGGAGAAGCAAAACGGAGATTCAAGTGAAGGCAGTGAGAATAGCCTATGGGTCGCTTACATGACCCAATTTCTCTTAATGTTCACGGTGAGACATTGCCTGATTAGGTAGAGGTGGTATTTTTTGTTCTACTATATGATGATTCTTGCTATTAGGAACGAAATCAAGGAGGGAAAGGAGCAAGATTGCTCATCGATTCTATAGCGAAATTCTTCGTTTAGTACCCGTCATCGTATACCTTTCTTTGGAGGTGGCCATGAGATGCTTCCTAGCAAATTTGATGTCATCCCACTTGTTAAATAGTCAGCATTATCACTTAGGAGTCATTTGGCCTGGAGCATTACTTGTATGTATTCAGGAATTATCCTTCTTACTAATACAGACTGCAAGGaatctgccttttctttttgcacgTACACCCTCCTTGTTTGTAGATGGAACAAAAATGTCACGCTCTTAATTCGGTTAGGAGTTGGAGACTCGGTGTTTTTTAAAACCTCCGTTCCTTGACcgaacaaaagagaaattaattGGCTTTGGACTCCTATCAATGTGCATTAATTGCAAATGTATCAAGTGATCGAAATCCAAAGCCGGTGATTAAACTTTAATTACCGCGAACAGAAATTTACATTGCTGAAATTCATGTGCCTATCAATTGACCTGTGAACTCGCGAAATTCACTTGTCTTTGTGGTGGGAATTTTGCCATTGAAGATAGAGACCAGCCATTCGGATTGAGGGCCTGAAATGTAAGAAATTAATTGTGTAAGGACCCGAGGGACACTATCCACTTATGTTAGGGTAATTCTCAAGTCAAATAATAAGATTTGATCATGCAAAGCCCATTTAGCTTTCACGAGCCCAACTAGGGGAGGAAAGTTATGGGCTCATAGGCCCCCTCCAAACCCCCTATATCAGCCCTAAATATGAGCCAAATCTTGTCCTAAGAAACTTGAGAAGATAATacaaatggtccttgaattttggtcCGATATATAATGTGgtccataaaatttttatttattcaatatggtctatGAGCTattagtaaatattcaatctaatccATACACTATATGAAAGTGTTCAATGGCGTCTTTTCGTTAATTCAAGTTAACAGAATTTGTTGATGTGACTCTTAATTCGTTAAATTAGAACGGTGGACAACGAAAACAAGTTACACATAGATTATCCAAGTAAGATATTTATCTCGGGTAACCCACATCATCGATTAGAGCACTTGAAATAATGCTAGCATCTAACTCAATAGCTAGCTTGGGCATGTATGTTTAGTTTTCGTGCCGGTGAAAGCTTGTCACATAAGGTCTGAAAATTCAGCCGCCACACTGCTAGTTATCCCGACATTCCTGGAGAAGTCGGAAATCCAATAGGCCTCGAGAGTCCTGGCCCCGCACCCGCTCATCCCCGATTGCTCGACGAGACCGACCCGTCAGGGCCTGATCTAGGCCACTCCTTAGGGGGGTCTAACCCAACCACTCTTCTTGTCAGTGCAACGAATTTAGCAGATAGAGCTAGAACAAAGATCGACTTGTGCACCACACCAGTTAAAGCCTAGCTCAGATTCGTACCGAAAGAGTCTTGAATCACGATAAAAAGAAGATCACTCATATCAAAGTCCTCAGACTTAGTCAACACATGGAATCTCTTATCTTCACATATAAAATTGTTTCTTGACGACTTGGATGGGAGACGACCACCTTTTTTTAATTGCAGACTTGTCTGGATTATCGCCAAGGACAGCTTCAAGGAAGCGTCCGGGGTACCGCTCGTGGCTTTTCTTGATTCATGGCCACCTCCTTGTCGTTGAAGTTTAAGCAACAGTACAAGTCCAGAAAAACATTGAAGTTTACATATTTTGGTTCCATGCAGATATCATCTTCTTACATTTTCAGACCGCATTTCCTGCCACTTAACATTCAAATGCATCCTCATTATTGCTATCTTCAAAAGACATTTTCCTTAAATCTACGTTAAATAACAAACCAGTGTTATGGCGATTAAGTAACGAGCTCCTGTTGGGTGGGTTCGCATGTGCGATGGCCATAACTCTTGTACAAAGAattaataccaagaaaaattttaaattaatatacatataataaatttacctcaaattaattttttgacaataaaaaataccaaactaatatatatgataaatttatctcaaaactAATACACTCGTGATAAATCTACCTTAcgttaatttccgttaaattgggttaatactacaaaaattttcaaaccggTATACTCATAATAAAAGGAGGATAATaatttcaaaccggtatatCTGTTAATCCAATTCGGTAAGTTAACAGGAAAATTTAATCGAGACtggtaaaaagtaaaatttgttacatgtgtacttttttttttataattttttattataaaaattaattaagcataaatttatcataaagtTGTCTGCTTTTGACAAAGTGCTTAGTGCGTCTCACATGTGCTCTTCAATCGAGAAATGTAGGATTCCCATTGAGTTTTTGTCAAAAGgttaaatttttaaatgatgGAGCTCTTGCGTGACGCCAGCATTGGGTCGTGATGTTCCAGAGTCCACGGCGTCATCACGGAAGAACGCTAACAGCGCTGAAGAGCCAGGAATAAATTTACAAAAGCGAACGCAACACCTCCTTTCACACTTCACAGCACAACCTCTCCAAACACAAACTGGAAAAGAAGACAAAGACATGGCGAGTTCAGTGCTGTATGGCTTCACCGGGAGAGTCCTGCAGAAGCTGGGCTCTCTCGCGCTTCAAGAAGATGCCTTGGTCGATGGTGGCATGGAAGCCGAGCTGAGGAAGCTTCAATACGCTCTGGCTTCCATTAAAGGGGTGCTCTTGGATGCTGAAGAGAAACAGGGGCACAACCGCAAGCTCCGAGCGTGGTTAGAGCAGCTTAAAGATGTCTTGTACGATGTCGAGGACTTGCTTGATGATGTCCAGTGTGAAGCCCTGAGGAAGAAGCTGAACGGTCAACGGCGGAAACATGGCAAGGTGCGctacttcttttcttgttctagtcCCTTCACGTTCAATCTGAAAATGGGCAAGAAGATCTGTGAGATAGGAGGAAGATTGAAGCAGATGGTTGGTGAGATCGAGGGGTTCGGTCTCAGCAAGCGAACCTGTGATGTTGGTGGAGTCGGAGTGAGGGTGAGAGAGATGAAACCAAACTTGGTGAGAGGATTTGATCCCATCATTGGGAGGGATGCTGATAAAGATAAGATAATTGAACTCTTGATGCAGCAAGATCCGCCTAGAGATGGTGCGAACCTGTCCATGATTCCCATTGTCGGGATCGGAGGTTCAGGCAAGACTGCACTTGCTAGTTTGGTGTTCAATGATGCTAGAGTGCGAGAAGactttgatttgacaatttggGTGAGCATGCCTGATGATTTCGATGTGAGGCTTGTCGTGGAAAGGATCATCCAGTGTAAACTCGGGCCAAATTTGAACAACTTGGACTATCCCCAGTTGCAGACTCTTCTGAGGGGCGTTGTAAGTCGCTGCAAGCTCTTACTGGTCCTGGATGATGTGCGGAAAATGAGCTGTGCTGGCTGGGATCATTTGAGGTCTCATTTGGCCGAAGCTGCCAATGGAACCAAGGTTATTGTGACCACTCGAGATGCGAAAGTACCTGTCATCACAAGTTCCCTACTGGCGTACAACTTACAGGGCCTTTCGCATGAAGACTCCATATCCTTGTTCAAGACATGGGCATTTGACCAAAACGAACGGGAAGTAAACCCGCGTCTCCTCCAGATCGGGGATGAAATTGTAGGAAGATGCAGGGGAGTCCCTTTGGCCCTGAAGATGTTGGGCGGCCTACTCTACTCGAAGGACGACGAACGATTTTGGGAACTGGTGAGAGACAGTGATATGTGTAGATCCATACAGACAGAAGAGGACCTTCTACGCATCCTGAATCTGTGTTACACCTATTTGCCATCCCACTTGAAACAATGTTTTGCCTTGTGTTCAGTTTTTCGTAGAGGCCACATCATCGTTGATTTAGATATGGCTTATTTTTGGGCAGCGTGTGGGCTCATTACATCATCGAATGATAACCGAACTCCTGAGGACGTCTGTAACAAGTACTTGAAAGAGTTGTGGTCCAGATCCTTCTTCCAAGAAGCCTGGCAGAGCggtccatctctctcttttaaaaTGCATGATTTACTTTACGATCTTGCGTTGTCAGTGTCAACGGAACAAATTGATTGCTCCATGCTTAGTCATAGTTCCCAGAGAATTCCGGAGAGAACTCGACATGTTTCCTTATTGCAAACTGCTTCGTCAGGGCAATTCAAAGAGAACGAAGCCTCACCATTCTCGAGCAAGTTAAAGTCAAAcagagtgagattgattaacTGTGAGTCCCAGGACGCGTTCAATACAAGAGATGTTGACAGCATGTCCAAGTGCAACTACTTGAGGTTTATGCACTTCTCCTATTCCAGCTTCGAAGAGTTACCAAGTTCCATAGGCAAGTTAAAGCATCTGACAGCGCTTAGCCTAGGAGTTAATGGTCACATTAAGAAACTGCCGGATGCTATCTGTACGCTACATGGTTTACTGTTTTTATCTGTCTCCGGGTGCTCAGGACTAGAGGAATTGCCTCAAGACATGGATAGGATGATCAACCTTAGATCTCTGTTGTTGACCACGAAGCAGAAAAGCCTACTCAAGAGTGGAATTCATCGCATGAAGTCTTTGAGGTACTTGCTGATCTGTAATTGTGGAAGTCTAGAAGTGTTGTTTGCAGGCACAGTATGTTTGAACAACCTCCTATCTTTGACAATAGAGAATTGTCCACAATTGGTGTCTCTGCCGCTGGGTGAACTGACTGCATTGGAGTCATTGAGGATTGCAGGTTGTGACAAGTTCATGTTGACTCAGCTCGAGGATAACGGACCAGACCTCTTCCCAAAGCTTCGTTTCTTCACGGTTGTGGCTTCACCACGATTGGTGCACTTGCCGCAGTGGCTTCTGGCCTCTGCTGACACCTTAGAGGAGTTGTGCATTATTGACTGCATAAACTTGACGGCTCTACCTGAGTGGCTGCAAGATCTTAAACATCTCATAAAGCTTCATATCTTTGGGTGTCCTCGATTGTCATCGATGCAAGGAGTGGATTTGCTCACTACACTCCAAGAGTTGCGCATTGCATGTTGCCCtgaattgagcaaaaaatgtcAGGTGGAAGATGGTGAGCTTTGGCCTGAGGTTTCTCATGTGCCTTTCATTAAGGTTGACTGGAAAGTGATCCAACCAAATGATCATGAGGTATGTGCCGTGCATATCCTCTATTCTTCTTCTCACTAATACCCATTGCTTGTTTACTAGATGTTCCATCTAAAAGTCTGATTCTAGCGGAGTTGAATCACTGACGATTCGGGCATGGATGCAATCAATGTATGAGATACCACGATTTAGTTCTGCATTGAATGTCTACTTAGCACAGCGCTGTCTCTTTATCGTGACAAATAATATAACAAAGTCATAGTCCATTTGCCTTTTGAATTTTGACAACAACCGGACGTATACTTGTGTACTAAGTCTATTGGTCCTTTTGATATTGTGCTCTTGTTAGAGTTGGAAGATGGCGGACGAGTAGACATAAATCAGATCATGTTTGGTAGTGCTCTCACAATTTGGTAGCTCTGTTGGTTCGCATTCATAAATACTGGCAGTAGCTCTGTTGGTTCACATTCACAAATATTGCTAGTGCTAGGTTTATAACAAcaaacatcaacatcacctttatcccaaactagttagggtcggcggtcgatgaaccaaaaaataaataaaattaaagcaagaccgattgagggaaaagaaataattatataaaaataaaaatatataaatatatataaggaaaaaggactaaaaaggacagtctAGAATATAGGAATTCTGCCCCTCCA
Protein-coding sequences here:
- the LOC115737726 gene encoding probable sugar phosphate/phosphate translocator At3g10290; translated protein: MSSSKKQALFIASLITLWYSSNIGVILLNKFLLSNYGFRFPIFLTMCHMSACAAFSYVSIVFLKLVPLQLIKSRPQFIKIATLSVVFCASVVGGNVSLRYLPVSFNQAVGATTPFFTAVFAYLMTFKREAWVTYAALVPVVTGVVIASGGEPSFHLFGFIMCISATAARAFKSVLQGVLLSSEGEKLNSMNLLLYMSPIAVLVLLPSTLIMEPNVLEATLSLGREHKFMWLLLLINSATAYAANLTNFLVTKHTSALTLQVLGNAKGAVAVVISILLFRNPVTVMGIGGYVITVLGVVAYGEAKRRFK
- the LOC115737720 gene encoding disease resistance protein RGA2-like isoform X2; the protein is MASSVLYGFTGRVLQKLGSLALQEDALVDGGMEAELRKLQYALASIKGVLLDAEEKQGHNRKLRAWLEQLKDVLYDVEDLLDDVQCEALRKKLNGQRRKHGKVRYFFSCSSPFTFNLKMGKKICEIGGRLKQMVGEIEGFGLSKRTCDVGGVGVRVREMKPNLVRGFDPIIGRDADKDKIIELLMQQDPPRDGANLSMIPIVGIGGSGKTALASLVFNDARVREDFDLTIWVSMPDDFDVRLVVERIIQCKLGPNLNNLDYPQLQTLLRGVVSRCKLLLVLDDVRKMSCAGWDHLRSHLAEAANGTKVIVTTRDAKVPVITSSLLAYNLQGLSHEDSISLFKTWAFDQNEREVNPRLLQIGDEIVGRCRGVPLALKMLGGLLYSKDDERFWELVRDSDMCRSIQTEEDLLRILNLCYTYLPSHLKQCFALCSVFRRGHIIVDLDMAYFWAACGLITSSNDNRTPEDVCNKYLKELWSRSFFQEAWQSGPSLSFKMHDLLYDLALSVSTEQIDCSMLSHSSQRIPERTRHVSLLQTASSGQFKENEASPFSSKLKSNRVRLINCESQDAFNTRDVDSMSKCNYLRFMHFSYSSFEELPSSIGKLKHLTALSLGVNGHIKKLPDAICTLHGLLFLSVSGCSGLEELPQDMDRMINLRSLLLTTKQKSLLKSGIHRMKSLRYLLICNCGSLEVLFAGTVCLNNLLSLTIENCPQLVSLPLGELTALESLRIAGCDKFMLTQLEDNGPDLFPKLRFFTVVASPRLVHLPQWLLASADTLEELCIIDCINLTALPEWLQDLKHLIKLHIFGCPRLSSMQGVDLLTTLQELRIACCPELSKKCQVEDGELWPEVSHVPFIKVDWKVIQPNDHESWKMADE
- the LOC115737720 gene encoding disease resistance protein RGA2-like isoform X1 translates to MASSVLYGFTGRVLQKLGSLALQEDALVDGGMEAELRKLQYALASIKGVLLDAEEKQGHNRKLRAWLEQLKDVLYDVEDLLDDVQCEALRKKLNGQRRKHGKVRYFFSCSSPFTFNLKMGKKICEIGGRLKQMVGEIEGFGLSKRTCDVGGVGVRVREMKPNLVRGFDPIIGRDADKDKIIELLMQQDPPRDGANLSMIPIVGIGGSGKTALASLVFNDARVREDFDLTIWVSMPDDFDVRLVVERIIQCKLGPNLNNLDYPQLQTLLRGVVSRCKLLLVLDDVRKMSCAGWDHLRSHLAEAANGTKVIVTTRDAKVPVITSSLLAYNLQGLSHEDSISLFKTWAFDQNEREVNPRLLQIGDEIVGRCRGVPLALKMLGGLLYSKDDERFWELVRDSDMCRSIQTEEDLLRILNLCYTYLPSHLKQCFALCSVFRRGHIIVDLDMAYFWAACGLITSSNDNRTPEDVCNKYLKELWSRSFFQEAWQSGPSLSFKMHDLLYDLALSVSTEQIDCSMLSHSSQRIPERTRHVSLLQTASSGQFKENEASPFSSKLKSNRVRLINCESQDAFNTRDVDSMSKCNYLRFMHFSYSSFEELPSSIGKLKHLTALSLGVNGHIKKLPDAICTLHGLLFLSVSGCSGLEELPQDMDRMINLRSLLLTTKQKSLLKSGIHRMKSLRYLLICNCGSLEVLFAGTVCLNNLLSLTIENCPQLVSLPLGELTALESLRIAGCDKFMLTQLEDNGPDLFPKLRFFTVVASPRLVHLPQWLLASADTLEELCIIDCINLTALPEWLQDLKHLIKLHIFGCPRLSSMQGVDLLTTLQELRIACCPELSKKCQVEDGELWPEVSHVPFIKVDWKVIQPNDHEAVCIVCLKASGKRLLSISRSSYIC